A window of the Planococcus citri chromosome 4, ihPlaCitr1.1, whole genome shotgun sequence genome harbors these coding sequences:
- the LOC135845848 gene encoding mediator of RNA polymerase II transcription subunit 11-like — MSAAPVDKIKALDEIEKDIITCLQSAGQAFLELSKEKSSLKQVESHTNQFLKTLGNVEAKLTDQINYLTQVSTGQPHEGSGYASQKVLQMAWHRLEHAKSRVNELDRIKNKHLHDRVTNKKPRKFE, encoded by the exons ATGTCCGCAGCCCCTGTGGACAAAATCAAAGCTCTAGACGAGATAGAAAAGGATATAATTACATGTCTACAAAGCGCAG GTCAAGCATTTCTAGAGCTGAGTAAAGAAAAATCTAGCCTGAAACAAGTCGAAAGTCACACCAACCAGTTCCTAAAAACGTTGGGTAACGTGGAAGCCAAACTCACCGATCAAATCAACTACCTCACTCAAGTATCGACCG GGCAACCACACGAAGGCTCCGGATACGCCTCGCAGAAAGTATTACAAATGGCTTGGCATCGACTGGAACATGCCAAAAGTAGAGTCAACGAATTGGATCGAATTAAGAATAAACATTTGCACGACAGAGTTACGAATAAAAAACCGAGAAAATTCGAGTAA